TCCGACCCGAGGCCGGGTCGTGCACCGGCGCGGCCCAGCAAACCCAATTGGCGACGATACGCGCGTAGTGCTCGGCGCTGAACACCGTGGACGGTGTGTCCAAACGGTTGGCCAGGTCGAGGGCGTTGGTGCCGACCGACTCGTCGTCCCAGCGCCCGCCGGGCAGGAAGCCGACCTGCTCGGCCCGGTTGCGCATCACCCGGCCGCCGTAGGTCCAGAGGATCCGGGTGTTGGCGTCGGTCACCGCGATCACCAGGTCGCCGTCCTCGGCGGTCCGGCGCAGCTCGGATTCGACCGCCTCGACCGCGGCCTGCAGCGGGGTGTCGTTCCAGACCGCGTCGGTCTCCGACTCGTCGGCCATCGGTGCGGCCTCGACCTCGGTGGAGACGTGCGCTTCGCGGGAGCGGCCCCAGCTGTTCAGGATCTCCGGACGGACCTGGGCCGCGACGTCCCCGTGCTCGGTGAACAGTGTCCAGGCGCGCACCGCTTGCACCCTACGTTCCTGTAAGTCGCCGTCTGCCATCCGAGACCCCGATGTCCCTGTGATCGCGTTCGCCGTCACGGTCATACCACGGCGGTGACGTCGTCACAGCTCGATCGGGGTCAGGCCCGCGCCAGGACGTCCAGAAGCTCCGCGAATGCCGCCAGCGAGTGGCCGGCGACGAAGTCGTCCACGGACGGCAGCACCGCCTGGATGCCGACCTGGATCGGTTCGTAGCCGTCCTTGCCACGGTGCGGGTTGACCCAGACGACGCGGTGCGCGATCCGGTGCAGCCGCGCCATCTGCTCGCCCAGCAGCGCCGCGTCGCCCCGCTCCCAGCCGTCGGAGAACACCACGACGACCGCGCCGCGAGCCAGGCCGCGACGGCCCCACCGGTCCAGGAACACCGTGAGCGTCTCGCCGAGCCGGGTGCCGCCGGACCAGTCCGGGACGGTCTGCCCGGCGGCGATCAGCGCCCGCTCCACGTCTCGGGTGCCCAGCGCCCTGGTCAGACGGGTGAGCCGGGTGCCGAGCGCGAACGTCTCCATGCCGGTCGTCTGCCGGCCGATCCGGTGCGCCAGCCGCAGCAGGGCGTCGGCGTACGCGCTCATCGACCCGGAGACGTCGATCAGCAGCACGACCGGGCGCGGCCGCAGGGCGTGGCGGCGCCACTCGAGCGCGGCGGGCTCCCCCATCCGGCGCAGGCTGGCCCGCAGCGTCCGGGACGCGTCCAGGGTTCCCCGGTGCCAGGGCCGCAGACGCCCGGACCGGCGCAGCGGCGGCCGCACATCCAGCGTCGCGAACATGGTGGCCAGCCGCGCCTTCTCGTTCGCGGTCAGCGTCGCCACGTCCCGGTGCCGGAGCACCTCGGCGGTGCTGGCCATCGCCCGGACGACCTCGTCGTCCTCCGCGCCGTCCCCGCCGTCGGACTCCGACGCCGGCAGGATCGACGACGACGTGGTGACCGCGGTCGGCGGGGCCGGGCGGCGCCGCGGCAGGCCCGACCGGTGGTCGAAGTACGCCTGGTACACCTGGTCGTAGCGCTCCAGGTCGGCCGGGGAGCCGCACAGCGTGGCCCGGCCCGCGTGGTACGTCGCCGCCGCGTCGTCCAGCCCTGCCATCGCCGCCGCGACGAGGTAACTCTGCGCCCGGTCGTGCGTGACCGGCACCCCGGCGGCGCGGAGCGCGACCGTGAAGCCGAGGAGAATGGCTTCCGCCGGGTTGTCACTCACTGCGTGAGGAGCCGGTCGAGCGCGTGCCGCACCTTCTCCGCGTCCTCCCGGTACTTGACCAGGGCGCCGACCGTGCGCGCCGAGGACTCCAGGTCGAGCTCGGTGACGCCGAGCAGGTGCAGCGCGCGGGCCCAGTCGAGCGTCTCCGCCACGCCCGGCGGTTTCTGCAGGTCGACGCCGCGCAGCGCCTGCACCGCGGTGACGACCTGACGATTCAGCGCGGCCGAGACCTCCGGGGCGCGCGAGCGGACGATCTCGATCTCCCGCTCCAGCCCCGGGTGGTCGATCCAGTGGTAGAGGCAGCGCCGCTTGAGCGCGTCGTGCAGTTCGCGCGTGCGGTTCGACGTCAGGATCACGATCGGCGGGACGGCCGCCGCGACCGTGCCGAACTCCGGGATGCTCACCTGGTAGGTCGAGAGGACCTCCAGCAGGAACGCCTCGAACTCGTCGTCGGCGCGGTCGATCTCGTCGACCAGCAGCACCGCCGGCGCCTCCCGCAGGGCGGCCAGCACCGGCCTGGCCAGCAGGAACCGCTCGTCGTAGAGGGACTTCTCGGCCTGCTCGGCGTCGACGCCGCCGGAGGCCTCCAGCGCGCGCAGGTGCAGGATCTGCCGCGGGAAGTCCCAGTCGTAGAGCGCCTGGGTGGCGTCGATGCCCTCGTAACACTGCAGCCGGATCAGCGGCAGCGACAGGCTTTGGGCGATCGCCTCGGCCAGCGCGGTCTTGCCGGTGCCCGGCTCGCCCTCGAGCAGCAGCGGTCGCCGCATCCCGAGCGCGAGGAACGTCACGGTGGCCAGCGCGTCGTCACAGAGGTAGCCGGTCCCGCCGAGGCGAGCGGCGATGTCGGCGGCGGAACGAAACTCCATTCGACGAGGCTACGCACAGAAGCGTTGGCCCCTGGTTGGGGCCCGGCCTCAGTCGGCGGCCCGGAGGAAGTCCAGGAGGTGCCGGGTGACCGTGTCCGGCTGTTCGAGGTGCAGGAAATGTCCGACGCCGGGCAGCAGCGCGGCCCGTGACGGTGGTGCGATCCGGGGCTCGACCACCGCGAAGAACCTCGGGTCGAGCGCGCCGTCCCGGTCTCCGTGCAGGTAGAGCAGCGGCACCCGGGGTGGTGCGGACGCCACTCGGGTGCCGCCGCGGGAGCGCAACGCACGGTAGTACGAGATGACCGCCGTGGCGTGCGCCCGGTCCGGCACCGCCCGTGCCAGCCGGTCCAGGTCGTCGATCGCGTCGTACCCCGGCGACCACCGCTTCCACAGCCTGCGCACCAGCCAGTCGAAGTTCCGCTCGGCCAGTCCCGGCACCTGGTTGTAGCCGATGTACCAGGAGTGGAACGGCTGCCGCAGCAGCGCGCCTCGCCACGGGCCTCGCGTCTCCGGCGTCGGGCTCAGGTACACCAGCGGCGGCACCGCGAGCAGCGCCACCCGGGAGTACGGCGAACCCTTGTCCCCCGCCACCGCGCTCGCCGCGATCGCGCCCCAGTCGTGCCCGACCAGCGCCGTCGTCGCGGTGCCGCCGAGCCGCTCGTGCAGCGCGATCGCGTCGGCGGCGAGCGCGCGCACGGAGTAGTCCCGGTCGGCCGGGATGCCGGACGGTGCGTATCCGCGGAGGAACGGCGCCGCGACCCGGTAACCCGCGTCGGCCAGCAGCGGCGCGACCGTGCGCCACGTCCACGCGGTGTCGGGGAAGCCGTGCAGCGCGATCAGCAGTTCCCCGTCCGGCGGCCCCCACTCGAGGACCCCGGCGGAGTGGGTCGGCAACTCGACGGAGTATTCCCTCGGCGGCATGGCAATGAACGCTAGCCGGGAACGACGTCCTTCAGTCCGAAATGGCCGAACACCGACGGGTCGGCGAACGTGACGCAGCGGCGGATCAGCCCGTCCGCCACGTCGAACACCTGGATCGAGTGGGCCCGGAGCACGCCGTCCACCGGGACGTACGCCGCCAGCGCCGGGCTCCCGTTCGCGCGCACCGGCACCGCGTGCCAGCCCGTTCCGCGCCGCTCGAAGACGCCCTCGATGAACTCGCGGTAGTGCGCCCGGCCGGTGAGCCAGAGCGGCACCGGCGGCATCTCCAGCACCACGTCGTCGGCCAGCAGGCGGGTCAGCCCGGGGACGTCGGCTGCTTCGAACGCGATCAGGTACCGCTCGACGACCGCGCGTTCACCGGGATCGGCGGGTTCGC
This is a stretch of genomic DNA from Cryptosporangium aurantiacum. It encodes these proteins:
- a CDS encoding vWA domain-containing protein, whose amino-acid sequence is MSDNPAEAILLGFTVALRAAGVPVTHDRAQSYLVAAAMAGLDDAAATYHAGRATLCGSPADLERYDQVYQAYFDHRSGLPRRRPAPPTAVTTSSSILPASESDGGDGAEDDEVVRAMASTAEVLRHRDVATLTANEKARLATMFATLDVRPPLRRSGRLRPWHRGTLDASRTLRASLRRMGEPAALEWRRHALRPRPVVLLIDVSGSMSAYADALLRLAHRIGRQTTGMETFALGTRLTRLTRALGTRDVERALIAAGQTVPDWSGGTRLGETLTVFLDRWGRRGLARGAVVVVFSDGWERGDAALLGEQMARLHRIAHRVVWVNPHRGKDGYEPIQVGIQAVLPSVDDFVAGHSLAAFAELLDVLARA
- a CDS encoding AAA family ATPase; translated protein: MEFRSAADIAARLGGTGYLCDDALATVTFLALGMRRPLLLEGEPGTGKTALAEAIAQSLSLPLIRLQCYEGIDATQALYDWDFPRQILHLRALEASGGVDAEQAEKSLYDERFLLARPVLAALREAPAVLLVDEIDRADDEFEAFLLEVLSTYQVSIPEFGTVAAAVPPIVILTSNRTRELHDALKRRCLYHWIDHPGLEREIEIVRSRAPEVSAALNRQVVTAVQALRGVDLQKPPGVAETLDWARALHLLGVTELDLESSARTVGALVKYREDAEKVRHALDRLLTQ
- a CDS encoding alpha/beta fold hydrolase, giving the protein MPPREYSVELPTHSAGVLEWGPPDGELLIALHGFPDTAWTWRTVAPLLADAGYRVAAPFLRGYAPSGIPADRDYSVRALAADAIALHERLGGTATTALVGHDWGAIAASAVAGDKGSPYSRVALLAVPPLVYLSPTPETRGPWRGALLRQPFHSWYIGYNQVPGLAERNFDWLVRRLWKRWSPGYDAIDDLDRLARAVPDRAHATAVISYYRALRSRGGTRVASAPPRVPLLYLHGDRDGALDPRFFAVVEPRIAPPSRAALLPGVGHFLHLEQPDTVTRHLLDFLRAAD